Proteins encoded by one window of Cellvibrio sp. KY-GH-1:
- the leuA gene encoding 2-isopropylmalate synthase, which yields MLANPSTKYQRFVGVSLPDRQWPNNHIEKPPIWMSTDLRDGNQALIDPMSVATKLRMFKELVAIGFKEIEIGFPSASEIDYNFTRQLIEENLIPDDVTIEVLVQARYDLIEKTVQSLRGAKRAILHMYNPLAPAFRKIVYNTDEAGVKKIAIQGTQWCKELTATAPEVDWTFQYSPEVFSSTEIELVKDVCDAVVEIWNPSPQKKLILNLPATVEMNTPNTYADQIEWIHRNINRRDSIIISVHPHNDRGTAVAAAELAVMAGADRVEGCLFGNGERTGNVCLVTLAMNLYSQGVSPGLDFSDIDRVRKLHEECTQLPVHPRHPYAGELVFTAFSGSHQDAIKKGFAVQKKDTLWEVPYLPIDPADLNRSYDAVVRVNAQSGKGGVSFLLQQEAGLQLPRRLQIEFSGVVQKVSDATGKEVKASEIVKIFNDEYFAVNTPIAYQSSKFTEQDDTHQVDIVIHAQHQDKTVQISGSGNGPIDAAAHAISQFIDGEVSVIDYHEHSVGEGSDVAAVTYVEIKVKNGKPVYGVGQDRNIITSAVKALINGVNRSGAIN from the coding sequence ATGCTTGCCAATCCATCCACTAAGTATCAGCGTTTTGTCGGCGTTTCCTTACCCGACCGTCAATGGCCAAACAATCACATTGAAAAGCCGCCTATTTGGATGAGCACAGACCTGCGCGATGGCAATCAGGCGCTGATCGACCCTATGTCAGTTGCAACCAAATTGCGCATGTTTAAAGAATTGGTCGCAATTGGATTTAAAGAAATCGAAATCGGTTTTCCCTCGGCGAGTGAAATTGATTACAACTTCACGCGTCAGTTAATCGAGGAAAATTTAATTCCTGATGACGTTACCATCGAAGTATTGGTGCAAGCGCGTTATGACTTGATTGAAAAAACCGTGCAGAGCTTGCGCGGTGCCAAGCGCGCAATTTTGCACATGTACAACCCGCTCGCGCCAGCGTTCCGCAAAATTGTGTACAACACTGACGAAGCGGGTGTGAAGAAGATTGCGATCCAAGGCACCCAGTGGTGTAAAGAATTAACCGCTACCGCACCGGAAGTGGATTGGACTTTCCAATACTCGCCGGAAGTATTTTCTTCCACTGAAATCGAGTTGGTGAAAGACGTGTGCGATGCCGTGGTAGAGATTTGGAATCCATCGCCACAGAAAAAATTAATTTTGAATTTACCCGCCACGGTAGAAATGAATACACCGAATACCTACGCGGATCAAATTGAGTGGATTCATCGCAATATCAATCGCCGCGATTCCATTATTATCAGCGTGCATCCGCACAATGACCGCGGCACCGCAGTTGCAGCGGCTGAGTTGGCGGTGATGGCCGGAGCCGATCGCGTCGAAGGCTGTTTGTTCGGCAACGGCGAGCGCACCGGCAACGTCTGCTTGGTCACTTTGGCGATGAATTTATACTCCCAAGGTGTAAGCCCTGGTTTGGATTTCTCTGATATTGATCGCGTGCGCAAGTTGCACGAAGAGTGCACCCAATTGCCGGTACACCCACGTCACCCCTATGCCGGCGAATTGGTGTTTACCGCTTTCTCGGGTTCACATCAGGACGCGATCAAAAAAGGTTTCGCGGTTCAGAAAAAAGATACCCTGTGGGAAGTACCCTACTTGCCGATTGACCCGGCGGATTTAAATCGCAGCTACGATGCCGTAGTGCGCGTGAATGCACAGTCAGGCAAAGGCGGCGTCAGCTTCCTGTTGCAACAAGAGGCGGGTTTGCAATTGCCGCGTCGCTTGCAAATTGAATTCAGCGGTGTAGTGCAAAAAGTTAGCGATGCCACTGGCAAAGAAGTGAAAGCCAGTGAAATCGTGAAGATTTTCAACGACGAATATTTTGCCGTGAATACGCCTATTGCCTATCAATCCAGCAAATTTACTGAGCAGGATGATACCCATCAGGTAGACATAGTGATACACGCGCAGCACCAGGATAAAACCGTGCAAATCAGCGGCAGCGGCAATGGCCCCATAGACGCCGCCGCTCACGCCATCAGCCAGTTTATCGACGGTGAAGTGAGTGTCATTGACTACCACGAACACTCAGTAGGTGAAGGTTCTGATGTGGCGGCAGTGACTTATGTGGAAATCAAAGTGAAAAACGGCAAACCCGTTTATGGTGTGGGTCAGGATCGCAACATTATTACTTCAGCAGTGAAGGCCCTGATTAATGGTGTGAATCGCAGTGGGGCGATTAACTAA
- a CDS encoding Lrp/AsnC family transcriptional regulator, with protein sequence MELDKYDRLILEALQRDGRISNQELADSISLSPSPCLRRVRALEESGLIDGYVALLNARKLGLTLMAFIQISMDKHTPDRFDTFEKLVNDYPEVLECHLITGQSADYLLKVIVKDMDAYQQFLLQKLTRIEGVSGVHSSFVLKSPVDKTALPVG encoded by the coding sequence ATGGAACTCGATAAATACGATCGCCTGATCCTGGAGGCCTTACAGAGGGATGGCCGCATTTCTAATCAGGAACTGGCCGACAGTATCAGCCTTTCGCCCTCGCCCTGTCTGCGTCGCGTGCGCGCGCTGGAGGAATCCGGTCTGATCGATGGTTATGTCGCGCTGCTCAATGCGCGCAAGCTGGGGCTAACGTTGATGGCGTTTATCCAAATTAGCATGGACAAACACACCCCTGACCGCTTCGATACTTTTGAGAAGCTGGTGAACGATTACCCGGAAGTGCTGGAATGCCATTTGATCACGGGCCAATCCGCCGACTATTTACTGAAAGTGATCGTCAAAGACATGGATGCCTATCAGCAATTCCTGCTGCAAAAACTCACCCGCATTGAAGGTGTGAGCGGTGTGCATTCATCGTTTGTGTTGAAGTCGCCGGTGGATAAAACGGCGTTGCCAGTAGGATAA
- a CDS encoding TIGR00266 family protein, whose protein sequence is MENQFKVQLNGQLVTGVDLATATANFAQLFKISAEKAQQMLASFPVTVKNNVDEITAQKFKAAIEKAGFLCDVKPVAELALAPTDNNDAEPDNERASTLETRTEAAPKKAVDAKSPAVKLEQPESFRGWEYKIEGRPDYGFLTVQIPANETLKVEASAMATMDTHLEMKTKFKGGLGRFLTGENIFVNEFKAAKGAGEIGIAPGTPGDLIHQYMDGQTLFLQNSAFVAATMGVELETKWQGMLKGFFSGESFFLIRASGKGDLWFNSYGAIIEIDVEDDYVVDTGNIVAFTDGMDYEITKVGGYKSLFFSGEGFVCRFRGKGKVWIQTRNSQAFVSWADYFRPVQSKG, encoded by the coding sequence ATGGAAAATCAATTCAAAGTACAACTTAACGGACAATTAGTCACCGGCGTAGACCTTGCAACGGCAACGGCTAACTTTGCACAGCTTTTTAAAATCAGTGCAGAGAAAGCGCAGCAGATGCTGGCCAGTTTTCCGGTAACCGTAAAAAATAATGTGGATGAAATCACCGCGCAAAAATTTAAAGCAGCGATTGAAAAAGCAGGATTCTTGTGTGATGTAAAACCCGTTGCTGAACTTGCATTGGCACCCACTGATAATAATGATGCTGAGCCAGACAACGAACGCGCATCAACATTGGAAACCAGAACGGAAGCCGCACCAAAAAAGGCAGTGGACGCAAAATCCCCCGCCGTTAAACTCGAACAACCAGAAAGTTTCCGTGGCTGGGAATATAAAATTGAAGGCCGTCCCGACTATGGCTTTTTAACAGTGCAAATTCCCGCTAATGAAACCTTGAAAGTAGAAGCCTCGGCCATGGCAACCATGGATACACATTTGGAAATGAAAACCAAATTTAAAGGTGGCTTGGGCCGTTTCCTGACGGGTGAAAATATTTTCGTCAACGAATTTAAAGCGGCGAAAGGTGCAGGTGAAATTGGTATTGCCCCTGGCACTCCTGGCGATTTGATCCATCAATACATGGATGGCCAAACTTTGTTTTTGCAGAACTCAGCATTTGTCGCGGCGACTATGGGCGTGGAGTTAGAAACCAAATGGCAGGGCATGTTGAAAGGATTTTTCTCGGGCGAAAGTTTCTTTTTAATTCGCGCGAGCGGCAAAGGCGATTTATGGTTTAACTCTTACGGCGCGATTATTGAAATCGATGTAGAAGATGATTACGTTGTGGACACCGGCAACATAGTCGCCTTCACCGATGGTATGGATTACGAGATCACCAAAGTCGGCGGCTACAAATCCCTGTTCTTCTCCGGCGAAGGTTTTGTGTGTCGTTTCCGCGGTAAAGGCAAAGTCTGGATCCAAACTCGCAATTCCCAGGCGTTTGTGTCCTGGGCGGACTATTTCCGGCCCGTGCAATCCAAAGGTTAA
- a CDS encoding TIGR00266 family protein — translation MKIEFVNQPGNTAAKITLAAGETCTAEAGSMIAMSGHMNITTSTHKKNSGGILKAAKRMLSGESFFLNHFDPQGKAGEIWLGSNLAGDMLCVELDNENLIVQSGSFLACEESINMDMGWQGFKSLFSGESVFWLNLKGRGKVVLSSFGAIYPIEVDGEYIVDSGHIVAFNETLDFSITKAGKSWLQSILGGEGLVCKFKGKGTVWCQSHNANNFGGSLTPNLRVRKA, via the coding sequence ATGAAAATCGAATTTGTAAATCAACCCGGCAATACCGCTGCCAAAATTACTCTGGCAGCAGGCGAAACTTGCACGGCCGAAGCCGGCTCCATGATTGCCATGAGCGGCCATATGAATATCACTACCAGCACCCATAAAAAAAATTCCGGCGGCATTTTAAAAGCGGCCAAACGCATGCTGTCGGGCGAATCTTTTTTTCTCAATCATTTTGATCCTCAGGGAAAAGCCGGTGAAATCTGGCTGGGTAGTAACCTCGCCGGCGATATGCTCTGTGTAGAATTGGATAACGAAAACTTGATTGTGCAGAGCGGCTCATTTCTGGCGTGCGAAGAGAGCATCAATATGGATATGGGTTGGCAAGGTTTTAAATCACTCTTCTCCGGCGAAAGCGTTTTTTGGCTCAACCTCAAAGGGCGCGGCAAAGTAGTGCTATCCAGTTTCGGCGCAATTTATCCGATTGAAGTGGATGGCGAATACATTGTGGATTCAGGCCACATAGTTGCCTTCAATGAAACCCTTGATTTTTCCATTACCAAAGCGGGAAAAAGTTGGTTGCAATCCATTCTCGGTGGTGAAGGTCTGGTATGTAAATTTAAAGGCAAGGGCACTGTCTGGTGCCAGTCGCACAACGCCAATAATTTTGGTGGTTCATTAACGCCCAACTTGCGTGTGCGCAAAGCCTAA
- a CDS encoding TIGR00266 family protein yields MKTELKGSQAFSYIEVELQPGETIISESDAMSSMDAELDLTAKLNGGFFKGLLRKYLGGESLFINHFTNNTQQPRRMTLVQSTPGEIRQRTMDNDEIYLQPGAFVACTEDVKLTLEWAGFVSFIAREGLFRLKASGNGELFYGAYGALLEREIDGEYIVDTSHLVAYEPGIKLKLQLAGGIFSSFFGGEGLVTRVEGKGKIIIQSRSITGLTGWLNPKFW; encoded by the coding sequence ATGAAAACTGAGCTTAAAGGCTCACAAGCCTTTTCCTATATTGAGGTGGAGCTGCAACCCGGCGAAACTATTATCAGCGAATCGGATGCCATGTCGAGCATGGATGCCGAGCTGGATTTAACCGCAAAATTAAACGGCGGATTTTTTAAAGGGCTGTTGCGCAAATATCTAGGCGGTGAATCCCTGTTTATCAATCATTTTACCAATAACACCCAACAACCGCGGCGCATGACACTGGTGCAAAGTACACCAGGTGAAATTCGCCAGCGCACTATGGATAACGATGAAATCTATTTGCAGCCCGGCGCATTTGTGGCCTGCACGGAAGATGTGAAATTAACATTGGAATGGGCCGGCTTTGTTTCGTTTATTGCGCGCGAAGGTTTGTTTCGTTTAAAAGCCAGTGGTAATGGTGAATTATTTTATGGCGCCTATGGCGCTTTGCTCGAGCGCGAAATCGACGGTGAATATATTGTGGATACCAGCCACCTGGTGGCTTATGAGCCGGGTATAAAATTAAAGTTGCAATTGGCTGGCGGAATTTTTTCCAGCTTCTTTGGCGGTGAAGGTTTGGTTACACGCGTAGAGGGCAAAGGAAAAATAATTATTCAATCGCGCAGCATTACCGGCCTGACTGGCTGGTTGAATCCCAAGTTCTGGTAA
- a CDS encoding M48 family metallopeptidase has product MQAITHTHYDCMGFHTQLPRGKASGSMTINSASIEFTIQEQRLRVPLEGLQISLGGASNRLVYFEHPLLNSWSFYTSDRSVLKDPHLHRLPSVSTLLTSARNQHWLGWGLLATVVMLIVAVPLLIVLRMDFFTGLIAKKIPVEWEQTLSDSAMAQYQFGKKMLDDKDVERLLKPLVDPLLNALDHSRYHYHFSIVNEGSLNAFALPGGQVVIHSELILRADSAEELLGVLAHEIQHVEQQHGLRNMIGASGIYLIASAVFGDASGLLAVLSSAAPLLLNQSYSRGFETDADVKGFGLLQQAKVNPSGLASFFEKMIEEEKKQMDKVLDKENQELAKQALKFLSTHPASEERIKKLAALAQENPQSIEYLNLQAAFVELQTATKTFVTNTQGESHDEN; this is encoded by the coding sequence GTGCAAGCTATCACTCACACCCATTACGACTGTATGGGGTTTCATACCCAACTGCCCAGAGGAAAGGCCTCGGGCAGCATGACTATCAACTCGGCGAGCATTGAATTTACTATTCAGGAGCAGCGCTTGCGCGTGCCCCTGGAGGGTTTGCAAATCAGCCTTGGTGGTGCCAGCAATCGCCTGGTCTATTTTGAACACCCACTGCTAAACAGCTGGAGTTTCTACACCAGCGATCGCAGCGTGCTGAAAGATCCGCATCTGCATCGTTTGCCCAGTGTTTCCACATTATTAACCAGTGCGCGCAACCAGCACTGGTTAGGTTGGGGCCTGCTGGCCACAGTGGTAATGCTGATTGTGGCGGTGCCTCTGCTGATTGTGTTGCGCATGGATTTTTTTACCGGCCTGATCGCCAAAAAAATTCCGGTGGAGTGGGAGCAAACGCTGAGTGACTCCGCCATGGCGCAGTATCAATTTGGCAAGAAAATGCTCGATGACAAAGATGTGGAGCGCTTGCTTAAACCGTTGGTTGACCCGCTGTTAAATGCGCTCGATCACAGTCGTTACCATTATCACTTTAGTATTGTGAATGAAGGCAGCCTCAATGCGTTTGCATTGCCGGGTGGGCAAGTGGTTATTCACTCGGAATTAATTTTGCGTGCCGATTCGGCGGAAGAATTGCTTGGGGTACTGGCTCATGAAATTCAACACGTGGAGCAGCAACACGGCCTGCGTAATATGATTGGCGCCAGCGGAATTTACCTGATTGCCAGCGCCGTATTTGGCGACGCTTCTGGTCTGCTCGCCGTACTCAGTAGCGCTGCACCGTTATTGCTTAATCAAAGTTACTCACGCGGTTTTGAAACCGATGCGGATGTAAAAGGTTTTGGCCTTTTACAACAAGCAAAAGTGAATCCTTCCGGGCTGGCGAGCTTTTTTGAGAAGATGATTGAAGAAGAGAAAAAACAAATGGATAAAGTGCTGGATAAGGAAAATCAGGAACTGGCAAAACAAGCACTTAAATTTCTATCGACGCATCCCGCCAGCGAAGAACGTATTAAAAAATTAGCAGCCCTTGCGCAAGAAAATCCTCAGTCGATTGAATATCTGAATTTACAAGCGGCTTTTGTGGAACTGCAAACCGCAACCAAAACTTTCGTAACAAATACCCAGGGAGAATCACACGATGAAAACTGA
- a CDS encoding XRE family transcriptional regulator: MSALVQTNPNPAAVLAKAVLNAADQLGLKQAELAAVLGIHRTAISRLKQNPALDPKSKQGELALLLIRIARALFALTGGDKDWIKHFMHNPNQVTGGVPAKQMESIQGLMQVLNFVDALRGKI, translated from the coding sequence ATGTCAGCCCTTGTACAAACCAATCCCAACCCGGCCGCTGTACTCGCCAAGGCGGTATTGAATGCCGCCGATCAGCTCGGGTTAAAACAAGCCGAGCTTGCCGCCGTACTGGGCATTCACCGCACCGCCATTAGCCGGCTCAAACAGAACCCTGCGCTGGACCCCAAATCCAAGCAGGGAGAATTGGCACTACTGCTGATCCGTATCGCCCGCGCACTCTTCGCACTAACTGGCGGCGATAAAGATTGGATCAAACACTTTATGCACAACCCCAATCAGGTAACCGGTGGTGTTCCGGCCAAGCAAATGGAATCTATTCAGGGCCTGATGCAAGTGCTGAACTTTGTTGATGCCCTGCGCGGCAAGATTTAA
- a CDS encoding RES family NAD+ phosphorylase: MIWEACEGATQLQTISGTAWRLVESQEQIATLGYVDTLEEQALLEELLDSVKPPYPANSDGYHYLLKTPFRYPPLRWGSRFGRIHEPGIFYAGGNAHTTLAESAFYRFVFWYSMAASPIKNTITSAHTLFSVNYASQRGVKLQVAPFDRFAQQLTDRKDYSATQQLGSNMRAANVEVFEYQSARDPQRGHCVGLFVPAALSQKKPADMTQWLCELGASEVAFKQVGHKEIIHFPVDLFLVDGRLPMPAA, from the coding sequence ATGATCTGGGAAGCTTGCGAAGGAGCAACGCAGTTACAAACAATTTCTGGCACTGCCTGGCGGTTGGTAGAAAGTCAGGAGCAAATCGCCACCCTGGGTTATGTGGATACCCTGGAAGAACAAGCACTATTGGAGGAGTTACTGGATTCGGTAAAACCGCCTTACCCCGCCAATAGCGACGGCTATCACTACCTGCTCAAAACCCCTTTTCGTTACCCGCCATTGCGCTGGGGCTCGCGCTTCGGGCGCATTCATGAACCGGGTATTTTTTACGCTGGCGGCAACGCCCACACCACGCTCGCTGAATCAGCCTTCTACCGTTTTGTGTTTTGGTATTCGATGGCTGCATCACCCATTAAAAACACAATTACCTCCGCACACACACTATTCAGTGTGAATTACGCAAGTCAGCGAGGTGTGAAATTACAAGTTGCGCCGTTTGATCGCTTCGCACAGCAACTCACCGATCGCAAAGATTATTCTGCGACTCAACAACTCGGAAGCAATATGCGTGCGGCAAACGTCGAAGTCTTCGAATACCAATCGGCGCGTGATCCGCAGCGGGGCCATTGCGTCGGCTTGTTTGTTCCTGCTGCACTCTCCCAAAAAAAGCCGGCCGACATGACCCAATGGTTATGCGAGCTGGGCGCGTCTGAAGTTGCGTTCAAACAAGTGGGGCACAAAGAGATCATCCATTTTCCTGTTGATCTCTTTCTGGTGGATGGTCGTTTGCCTATGCCGGCGGCCTGA
- a CDS encoding TetR/AcrR family transcriptional regulator produces the protein MPETTKDKLIDTAVALFAMKGFNNTGIAEILTQVGVPKGSFYHYFKSKEDLGLAVIDHYGDVLCKGLATSLQTSQGAPLVRLRQYFDEALAYFGEHFGRCNCLLGNLGQELALQSDTMRAAIGRHYLRVEMLIADCLTEAKANGELASSADETLLARQLFAAWEGCLVRAKLAQTTQPLRELLDLYFGQVLKP, from the coding sequence ATGCCTGAAACCACCAAAGATAAACTGATCGATACAGCCGTGGCGTTGTTTGCCATGAAAGGTTTTAACAACACCGGGATTGCGGAGATCCTGACCCAGGTTGGTGTGCCCAAAGGCTCTTTCTACCATTACTTCAAAAGTAAGGAAGATCTGGGACTGGCCGTCATCGACCATTACGGCGATGTGCTCTGTAAGGGTTTAGCGACCAGTTTGCAAACCAGCCAAGGCGCACCTCTGGTGCGCTTGCGCCAGTATTTCGATGAGGCATTGGCTTACTTTGGTGAACACTTTGGCCGGTGTAATTGTTTGCTGGGCAATCTGGGTCAGGAACTGGCGCTGCAGTCGGATACTATGCGCGCGGCCATTGGCCGGCATTATCTACGCGTTGAAATGTTGATTGCAGATTGTCTAACCGAAGCCAAAGCCAATGGAGAGTTGGCAAGTAGTGCCGATGAAACACTATTGGCCCGCCAGTTATTCGCTGCCTGGGAAGGTTGCCTGGTTCGCGCCAAACTGGCGCAAACAACCCAGCCACTACGGGAATTACTGGATCTTTATTTTGGTCAGGTGCTAAAGCCCTGA
- a CDS encoding SDR family NAD(P)-dependent oxidoreductase, whose product MTIEWQNKVALVTGANRGIGLALVEALIARGAKRVYVSGRDTQAIAITVEALAQPSTELIPITLDVTSSSDIRRVQTQISELDLLVNNAGIALASGFIQDTSDKVAQLEMATHYFGPLSLTHALLPSLRHSPEAAIVNISSIAGIANMPLLGPYSAAKAALHSFTQGLRAELQREEIFVQGVYPGPVATRLSEGYDLPKPQPAEVAEIILDSLEQKIEDVFPDALSQHWYQTFKTEPKQLEREYAAWLG is encoded by the coding sequence ATGACGATTGAATGGCAAAACAAGGTGGCATTAGTCACCGGAGCTAACCGGGGTATTGGCCTGGCGTTGGTAGAAGCCCTGATCGCACGCGGTGCAAAGCGAGTCTACGTCAGCGGGCGAGATACACAGGCTATAGCGATAACCGTCGAAGCTTTAGCGCAACCTTCAACAGAATTAATTCCCATCACCCTGGACGTAACTTCATCCTCCGACATCCGCAGAGTTCAGACGCAAATCAGCGAACTGGATTTATTGGTTAACAATGCCGGTATCGCTCTGGCGAGTGGATTTATTCAGGACACGAGCGATAAGGTTGCCCAGTTGGAAATGGCAACCCACTACTTTGGACCGCTCAGCCTAACCCATGCGCTTTTACCATCTCTGCGTCACTCGCCCGAGGCGGCCATAGTGAATATAAGTTCTATTGCCGGTATCGCCAATATGCCATTGCTTGGCCCCTACTCTGCAGCAAAAGCTGCGCTTCACTCTTTTACCCAGGGTTTGCGCGCCGAGCTTCAGCGCGAGGAAATTTTCGTGCAGGGAGTTTATCCAGGGCCAGTGGCAACACGTTTGTCAGAAGGTTATGACCTACCCAAACCGCAACCAGCGGAGGTCGCTGAAATTATTTTGGATAGTTTGGAACAAAAAATCGAAGATGTATTTCCCGATGCCCTGTCCCAACACTGGTATCAAACCTTTAAAACGGAACCCAAGCAGTTGGAGCGCGAATACGCTGCCTGGCTTGGATAA
- a CDS encoding CAP domain-containing protein, whose translation MSRNLFPQQLLVVFIVSTLAACGGGSGGGNSNPSPGTSSPASSSTATSSSASSLSSLANSSSGTLAAPQNLTAIASNASVTMTWNPVSGATGYRIYYASEANILINNIASFDDGTRVDNVTSPTVINNLRNGETYYFVVTAIQADRESTASGEVSATPGSIDLAKQPTAQEVLVVELINRARANPGAEAARLGIGLNDGITGTQITDTPKQPLTHNLLLIESARLHSQWMLDADVFSHTGVNNSTPHERMQAVGYQFTGSWMSGENIAWGGTTGNSINLTSYAVSQHEGLFKSPGHRVNILNENYRELGVGQQQGYFMSDDRNYLSSMLTQNFAKSGSSYFLTGVIYEDKNNNEFYDVGEGLNGITITTNSKSYPVYNTGAYSIPLPNGNYELSITGNALGAPVFYSVQVSGKNRKLDVIKTGNNLNVNAP comes from the coding sequence ATGAGTAGAAATTTATTTCCGCAACAATTATTAGTTGTTTTTATTGTATCGACCTTAGCCGCTTGTGGTGGTGGATCCGGTGGTGGCAATTCGAATCCATCACCGGGCACCAGTTCACCCGCCTCCAGCTCAACAGCAACAAGTTCGTCGGCCAGTTCGTTAAGTTCACTAGCCAATTCATCTAGCGGAACACTGGCTGCCCCGCAAAACCTGACGGCAATTGCAAGCAATGCTTCAGTGACTATGACTTGGAATCCGGTGTCCGGAGCAACTGGTTATCGTATCTACTACGCGTCCGAAGCCAATATTTTAATTAACAATATTGCCAGCTTTGATGATGGTACCCGCGTGGATAACGTAACTTCACCGACTGTGATTAATAATTTGCGCAATGGCGAAACCTATTATTTTGTGGTTACTGCGATCCAAGCGGATCGCGAAAGTACTGCAAGTGGCGAAGTCAGTGCCACTCCAGGGTCGATTGACCTTGCCAAACAGCCAACCGCGCAAGAAGTATTAGTGGTTGAATTAATAAATCGTGCGCGTGCTAACCCTGGCGCTGAAGCCGCGCGTTTAGGTATTGGTTTAAATGATGGCATTACCGGAACACAAATTACCGATACACCTAAACAGCCGCTCACTCATAATCTATTGTTAATCGAATCGGCGCGTTTGCATTCGCAATGGATGCTGGATGCGGATGTGTTTTCGCACACCGGTGTCAATAATTCCACACCGCACGAGCGTATGCAGGCGGTGGGTTATCAATTTACCGGCAGTTGGATGAGCGGTGAAAATATTGCCTGGGGTGGTACTACTGGCAACAGTATTAATTTAACGAGTTATGCCGTTTCGCAACATGAGGGATTATTTAAATCGCCGGGTCATCGCGTGAATATTCTTAACGAGAATTATCGCGAATTGGGCGTTGGGCAACAACAAGGCTATTTCATGAGTGATGACCGCAATTATTTATCCTCCATGCTCACCCAGAATTTTGCAAAATCGGGCTCCAGCTATTTTTTAACGGGTGTGATTTATGAGGATAAAAATAACAATGAATTTTACGATGTGGGTGAAGGCCTGAATGGAATTACCATCACCACCAATAGCAAATCCTACCCCGTTTACAACACTGGTGCCTATTCAATCCCGCTCCCCAATGGCAATTACGAATTAAGTATTACCGGCAATGCCTTGGGCGCACCGGTTTTTTATTCGGTACAGGTATCGGGAAAAAATCGTAAATTGGATGTGATTAAAACGGGCAATAATTTGAACGTGAATGCGCCCTAG
- the cynS gene encoding cyanase — translation MKKQDVVEAIVLAKQKLNLSWEGIAASIGMSPVWTTSVCLGMNSAPADKAEALCKLFDLPEAAKLALMQCPSKSWEHSIPQDPLIYRLYEMIGVYGPTIKEIIHEKFGDGIMSAIDFSMEIGKEENPKGDRVIINLNGKFLPYKAW, via the coding sequence ATGAAAAAACAAGACGTTGTAGAAGCAATTGTGCTGGCCAAACAAAAACTGAATTTGAGCTGGGAAGGCATTGCTGCCAGCATTGGTATGTCGCCAGTGTGGACGACGTCGGTATGTTTGGGTATGAACAGCGCTCCAGCTGATAAAGCAGAAGCACTGTGTAAATTATTTGATTTGCCCGAAGCGGCGAAACTGGCGTTAATGCAATGTCCCAGTAAAAGTTGGGAACACAGCATCCCGCAAGATCCGTTAATTTACCGCCTTTATGAAATGATCGGTGTATACGGGCCGACGATCAAAGAAATCATCCACGAGAAATTTGGCGATGGCATTATGAGTGCCATCGATTTTTCGATGGAGATTGGCAAAGAAGAAAATCCCAAAGGCGATCGGGTAATTATCAATTTAAATGGCAAGTTTTTACCTTACAAAGCTTGGTGA